The Winslowiella toletana region GAACCGCCTTTACCGCCGCCCATTGGTAGCGTAGTCAGCGCATTTTTTAAGGTTTGCTCAAAGCCGAGGAATTTAAGAATTGATAAGTTGACCGACGGATGAAAACGCATCCCGCCTTTAAACGGCCCGATAGCGGAACTGAACTGCACGCGCCATGCACGATTCACCTGCACCTGATTTTTATCATCAGTCCATGCCACGCGAAACTGGATCACACGTTCTGGCTCGACCAGCCGCTCTAACAGGCCCTGCTGCTGATAATGTGGATTCTGCTCAATAAAAGGCCACAATGAAGTAAACACTTCACGCACTGCCTGCAGGTATTCAGGCTGGTGCGGGTCACGCTGTTGTACAGAGTTTAAGAACGACTCCAGAGAGTTAAAACCTTCCATTACATCTTCCTTATGCCGGATTAGCTTTCCCCGAAAATGATTTAATAATTTTTTCGAATAATAACGGGGGGGATATTGTGCATTACCGACTATAACATCGGTGTTTGCCGGCACAACAAAAAACATAGCCTGAAGATAGTAAGGGTTAACAGGCTCCCTGCGGAACCAACGATATTCACTTTGCAACCGGATGTCTGTATCACTGCCAAATGAGTCTTTGATTAAATAATAATAAACATCGACATTACAAAGCGTTATCAGAATCGTTTCATTTTAGAAAACATCAGTTTACTGTTACTGATTAATATCAGACTGATGCTTCCCGTATAGCTGATTAATGCTTAAACCGTCCCGGCATTGATAATAAAATATAATATTGTCAGGCTGATGCACCTGCCTGACTAATAATCTGGATACAAAAAACCCCACATAGTGGGGTTTTCTGGATTATTGATTAACGCAATTCGCTCATTATCAGAACGGAATATCGTCATCAAAATCCATTGGTGGTTCATTATTATTGGCTGGCGCGTTGTTCTGCTGCTGCGGGCGAGATTGCGCGCCGCCGCTGAACTGGTTGTTATTACCGCCCTGCGCTGCCTGGGGCTGTTGAGGCTGGCCCCAACCATTGTTGTTGCCCTGGCCGCCACCGGCTGGTGCGCCGCCGCCCTGACCACGGCCACCCAGCATCTGCATGGTGCCGCCAACGTTTACTACCACTTCAGTAGTGTATTTTTCCACGCCAGCCTGGTCAGTCCATTTACGCGTCTGCAGTGCACCTTCGATATACACCTGAGAGCCTTTACGCAGGTATTCGCCCGCAACTTCAGCCAGCTTGCCAAACAGCACAACACGGTGCCATTCAGTCTTCTCTTTGGTTTCGCCGGTCTGCTTGTCACGCCAGCTTTCAGACGTGGCCAGGGTAATGTTGGCAACCGCACCACCATTCGGCATGTAACGGACTTCCGGATCCTGACCCAGATTTCCGACAAGAATCACTTTGTTAACGCCTCTGCTGGCCATGTTGGTGTCTCCGATGAATATTCAGTTAAGTCTAAACCCTAAATTCTAACATGGCATCCTGCCAGTTCCTACTTTCAGATCAACCTCGAAAAAAGCCTCGGCGCGTTACCGCTTTGCAAATAAACACTGGATATCCATTCAGGTTTTTTTGTGTCATAATTAGACGTTTGGTTCTGGCTGTGCCGCGCCTGACTTTGAAGGATACCGGCACAGTGAGTCTGCGTTAATCCGGGAAATGTGCATGGATAAGATTGAAGTCCGGGGTGCCCGCACCCACAATTTGAAAAACATCAACCTGACCATCCCTCGCGACAAACTGATCGTTGTCACCGGCCTGTCAGGTTCCGGTAAATCCTCGCTGGCGTTTGATACGCTGTACGCTGAGGGTCAACGTCGCTATGTGGAATCCCTTTCCGCCTATGCACGTCAGTTTCTCTCCTTGATGGAGAAGCCGGATGTCGATCATATCGAAGGCTTGTCGCCGGCGATTTCGATTGAGCAGAAATCGACCTCCCATAACCCGCGATCCACCGTCGGGACTATCACTGAAATTCACGATTACCTGCGCCTGCTGTTTGCCCGCGTAGGTGAACCGCGCTGCCCCGATCACGACGTGCCGCTGGCGGCGCAAACCGTCAGCCAGATGGTGGATAATGTGCTGGCGCAGCCGGAAGGCACGCGGCTAATGCTGCTGGCGCCGGTAGTGCAGGATCGTAAAGGTGAGCACACCAAGACGCTGGAAAACCTGGCGTCTCAGGGCTATATCCGCGCGCGTATCGACGGCGAAGTCTGCGATCTGTCCGATCCACCTAAGCTGGAGCTGCAAAAGAAACATACCATTGAAGTGGTAGTTGACCGCTTTAAAGTGCGTGAAGACTTGTCCCAGCGCCTGGCCGAATCGTTTGAAACCGCACTGGAGTTATCCGGCGGAACCGCGATCGTCGCCGATATGGACGATACCAGTAAAGAAGAATTGCTGTTCTCGGCTAACTTTGCCTGCCCGATTTGCGGCTACAGCATGAGCGAGCTGGAACCCCGCCTGTTCTCATTTAACAACCCGGCTGGGGCTTGTCCAACCTGTGATGGTCTGGGCGTGCAGCAATACTTCGATCCGGACCGCGTAGTGCAAAATCCTGAGCTGTCGCTGGCTGGCGGTGCAATCCGCGGCTGGGATCGCCGTAACTTCTATTATTTCCAGATGTTGCGCTCACTGGCGGAACACCTCGATTTTGATATCGAAGCACCGTTCAACCAGCTGGAAGAGAAAGCGCGTAAAGTGATTCTTTACGGCTCCGGTAAAGAAAACATCGAATTTAAGTATATCAACGATCGCGGTGATACTTCGGTGCGCCGTCATCCGTTTGAAGGCGTGCTGCACAATATGGAGCGCCGCTACAAAGAGACCGAATCTGCTGCGGTACGCGAGGATCTGGCCAAGTTTATCAGCAACCGCGCCTGTGCCAGCTGTGAAGGCACCCGCTTGCGTCGCGAAGCACGCCATGTGTTTGTGGAAAACACCACCCTGCCGACCATCTCAGATATGAGCATTGGTCATGCGATGGAGTTTTTCCAGAACATGAAACTCAGCGGTCAGCGCGCAAAAATCGCCGAAAAGGTGTTGAAAGAGATTGGCGATCGCCTGAAATTCCTGGTTAACGTCGGTCTGAATTATCTGTCGATGTCGCGCTCAGCGGAGACGCTGTCCGGTGGTGAAGCACAGCGTATCCGTCTGGCCAGCCAAATTGGTGCCGGACTGGTTGGCGTGATGTACGTGCTGGATGAGCCATCCATTGGTCTGCATCAGCGCGATAATGAACGCCTGCTGGAAACGCTGATTCACCTGCGTAATCTTGGTAATACCGTGATTGTGGTGGAGCATGATGAAGACGCGATCCGCGCTGCCGACCACGTGATCGATATCGGTCCGGGTGCCGGGGTGCACGGCGGTCAAATCGTGGCTGAAGGCACGGTCGACGATATTATGGCGAAGGAAGATTCGCTTACCGGTCAGTTCCTGAGTGGCAAACGCGAAATTGCGATTCCTCAGCAGCGCGTGCAGGCCGACCCAACTAAAGTGCTGAAATTGGTCGGCGCGCGTGGTAACAACCTGAAGGATGTGACCCTGACGCTGCCGGTCGGCCTGTTCAGCTGTATTACCGGCGTTTCCGGCTCCGGTAAATCGACGCTGATTAACGATACGCTGTTCCCGATTGCCCAGCGCCAGCTTAATGGTGCCACTATTGCCGAACCTGCACCGTATCGCGAAGTCAGCGGAATGGAAAATTTCGACAAGGTGATCGATATCGATCAAAGCCCGATTGGACGCACACCGCGCTCTAACCCGGCGACCTATACCGGTATCTTTACTCCGGTGCGCGAACTGTTTGCCGGCGTGCCGGAAGCGCGTGCACGTGGCTACAATCCGGGGCGTTTTAGTTTTAACGTGCGTGGCGGCCGCTGTGAAGCTTGTCAGGGCGACGGTGTAATCAAGGTAGAAATGCACTTCCTGCCAGATATTTATGTCCCTTGTGACCAGTGTAAAGGCAAGCGCTATAACCGCGAGACGCTGGAGATAAAATACAAGGGCAAAAACATCCATGAAGTGCTGGAAATGACCATTGAAGAAGCTCGTGAGTTCTTCGATGCGGTGCCAGCGCTGGCACGTAAGCTGCAAACGCTGATCGATGTTGGCCTGTCGTATATTCGTCTTGGTCAGTCGGCTACCACGCTGTCCGGTGGTGAGGCGCAGCGTGTGAAGCTGGCGCGCGAGCTGTCGAAACGCGGTACCGGTCAGACGCTGTACATCCTTGACGAACCAACCACTGGCCTGCACTTTGCAGATATCCAGCAGTTACTGGAAGTGCTGCATCAGCTGCGTGACCAGGGTAATACCATCGTGGTTATCGAACACAATCTTGATGTGATTAAAACCGCTGACTGGATTGTTGACCTCGGCCCGGAAGGCGGTAGCGGCGGCGGGGAAATCCTCGTTTCCGGTACACCGGAAACTGTTGCCAAATGTGAGAAATCCCATACCGCGCGCTTCCTGAAGCCGCTGTTAAAAATGTAAAACTGTTCGGGGCCGGTCACTACTGGCCCCTGCTTTATCTCTTCTTTTCTCATCAGCCAGCCACTGCTCATTTCGTCAGAATCTCGTAGAATCAGGCAAGATTTCGACACATTCAGGCATACCCGCGATGCCGCTCACTGACTAAGCTTAATGCTCTGATATTTTCTGCTGCTACCGTTACGCAGCAATCATTTTCCTTCATGACACAACATCAACTTAATCTGGAGACACCATGAATATTACGCACGCCTGGGCTGCTCAGGACGCGAAATCTAAGCTGGCCCCCTTCGATTACCAGCCGCGTGAACTTCGTGAACATGATGTGCAAATTGAAGTGCTGTTTTGTGGCGTCTGCCACTCGGATCTTCATCAGGCCCGCAATGAGTGGAATAACACCATCTTTCCAGTGGTGCCAGGGCATGAAATTGTCGGACGCGTCACCGCGGTCGGTGGCCACAGCCACAAATATAAAGTCGGCGATCTGGTCGGCGTCGGCTGTATGGTCGATTCCTGTCGCACCTGCTCCAGCTGTGAAGAGGGTTTAGAGCAGTATTGTGAAAATGGCTTTGTGGGCACCTACAACGGTGAAGACCGTCAGACTGGCGATATCACCTACGGTGGCTATTCAACTCAGGTAGTCGTGCATGAAGACTTCGTGCTGCGCGTACCGGAAAACCTGGATCCGGCCGGTGCCGCACCGCTGCTGTGCGCCGGCATTACCACTTACTCACCGTTGAGTCACTGGGGCGCAGGCCCGGGCAAAAAAGTCGGTATTGTCGGACTGGGTGGGCTGGGGCATATGGGGGTGAAAATCGCCCATGCGATGGGCGCACATGTAGTGCTGTTTACCACCTCTGAATCAAAAGTCGCAGACGGTAAACGCCTCGGCGCAGATGAAGTGGTGATTTCCAAAGATCCTGAGCAGATGGCGCAGCACGCCAACAGTTTTGATCTAATTATCAATACGGTTGCCGCGCAGCACGATCTTAACCCGTTTATTACCCTGCTGCGTCGCGACGGCAATATGACGCTGGTCGGCGCACCTGAACACGACCATCCATCACCGCAAGTGTTTAATCTGATCTTCAAACGCCGCAGTATTGCCGGTTCACTGATCGGTGGCATCGCTGAGACCCAGGAAATGCTGGATTTCTGCGGTAAGCACAATATCGTTTCTGATATCGAAATGATTAAGATGAACCAAATCAACGAAGCTTACGAGCGCATGCTGAAAAGCGATGTGAAGTACCGTTTCGTGATTGATATCGATACCTTACGCAACGAAGCAACCGCGTAATATCTCGCAGCCGGTCACGCCAGTGATCGGCTGTTATCCACCGCGATTGCCGCCCGCCGCCCGGGTGTTAACCGCCTGCTGTAGCGAGGCGTCCACCAGATAGTAGATCTGCGAATCTTTCAGCGATCCATCAAGAAATACCGTGCTCCAGTGTGATTTATTCAGATGTTCGCTGGGTGAGACATCCTGATGTTCTTCGCGTAACAGCTCGGTCAGCGCAGGCGAAGCCTTAAGCGACACCGCCGGTCGCCCCTGAACTTCATGCACCATCGCAAACAGCACATCATCAACTTTAATCTGCGTGGCTTTCCAGTCACTGTGGACACTCTGTTCCGCACCGGGTTTATCCATGCAGTAAGAAAGCAGATCCGAAGTGTTCATTATTATTCCCCTTGAAGGGTGGCAATAATCTGACGCGCACCGCCATGAACGCGATGCTCTCCGAGCCAGATTCCCTGCCACGTGCCGAGAACCAGACGCCCACGATTAACCGGCAACACCAGCGAAGTGCCTAACAGCGACGACTTGATATGAGCTGGCATATCATCAGCGCCTTCATAGTCGTGTTGGTAAGGCGCATTTTCAGGAACATGACGTAAAAAGTGCTGTTCCATGTCGCTACGCACCGTGGGGTCACAATTTTCATTTAGCGTCAGCGAGGCTGAAGTATGCTGCAAGAGCAGATGAAGCAGGCCGATTTGCACGTCTTTCAGGCGACGAAGCTCACCGACAATCTCTTCGGTTACCAGATGAAATCCTCGCGACTTTTCACCGAGGGTAAGGGTCTGCTGATACCACATTTCAAAATTCCTTGGCTGAATAACTCTGGTTAAGTGTGCAGCATGTCGACCAAAGGTAAACCCCTCTCCGGTAAATAGCGAAAAAAAAAAGCAGCGGGCGTGGCCGGCTGCTTTTCTGTTGCGTCAATACTGAGGTGTTACATTACCGCAGCAAAAGCTTCCGCCACCTGATGCACATTATTAGCGTTCAGGCCCGCGACGCACATACGGCCACTGGCGATCAGATAGATACCAAACTCTTCACGCAGACGATCCACCTGCTGCTCACTGAGGCCGGTGTAACTGAACATCCCGCGCTGTTTCAGCAGATAATCAAAGTTAGCACCCGGCACCGCTGCCGCCAGCACCGAAACCAAAGCCTGACGCATCTCGAGAATACGCAAACGCATCGCTTCTACTTCGGCCAGCCAGCTGGCTTTAAGCGCTTCGTCATTCAGTACACAGGAAACAACCTGTGCGCCGAAATTCGGCGGGCTGGAGTAGTTACGGCGCACCGTCGCTTTCAGCTGACCCAGCACGCGTGCCGCTTCGTCAGCGTCATTACATACCACTGACAGACCGCCAACGCGTTCGCCGTACAGTGAAAAGATTTTTGAGAACGAATTGCTGACCAGCGCTGGCAAGCCTGCGGCGGCAATCGCACGGATGGCGTAAGCATCCTGCTCCATTCCGGCACCAAAGCCCTGATAAGCGATATCGAGGAACGGCACCAGCTCCTGAGATTTCAGCACTTCAGTAGTGATATCCCACTGTGCATCGGTCAGGTCGGCACCCGTCGGGTTATGGCAGCAAGGGTGCAGTAATACGATACTTTGCTTAGGCAGCGTTTTTAATTTGGCAATAAACGCATCAAACTGCACGCCATTGGATTCAGCATCAAACCACGGATAGGTATTCACGTCAAAACCCGCGCCGGAGAAGATCGCGATATGGTTTTCCCAGGTAGGATCGCTGACCCATAC contains the following coding sequences:
- the ssb1 gene encoding single-stranded DNA-binding protein SSB1: MASRGVNKVILVGNLGQDPEVRYMPNGGAVANITLATSESWRDKQTGETKEKTEWHRVVLFGKLAEVAGEYLRKGSQVYIEGALQTRKWTDQAGVEKYTTEVVVNVGGTMQMLGGRGQGGGAPAGGGQGNNNGWGQPQQPQAAQGGNNNQFSGGAQSRPQQQNNAPANNNEPPMDFDDDIPF
- the uvrA gene encoding excinuclease ABC subunit UvrA, which codes for MDKIEVRGARTHNLKNINLTIPRDKLIVVTGLSGSGKSSLAFDTLYAEGQRRYVESLSAYARQFLSLMEKPDVDHIEGLSPAISIEQKSTSHNPRSTVGTITEIHDYLRLLFARVGEPRCPDHDVPLAAQTVSQMVDNVLAQPEGTRLMLLAPVVQDRKGEHTKTLENLASQGYIRARIDGEVCDLSDPPKLELQKKHTIEVVVDRFKVREDLSQRLAESFETALELSGGTAIVADMDDTSKEELLFSANFACPICGYSMSELEPRLFSFNNPAGACPTCDGLGVQQYFDPDRVVQNPELSLAGGAIRGWDRRNFYYFQMLRSLAEHLDFDIEAPFNQLEEKARKVILYGSGKENIEFKYINDRGDTSVRRHPFEGVLHNMERRYKETESAAVREDLAKFISNRACASCEGTRLRREARHVFVENTTLPTISDMSIGHAMEFFQNMKLSGQRAKIAEKVLKEIGDRLKFLVNVGLNYLSMSRSAETLSGGEAQRIRLASQIGAGLVGVMYVLDEPSIGLHQRDNERLLETLIHLRNLGNTVIVVEHDEDAIRAADHVIDIGPGAGVHGGQIVAEGTVDDIMAKEDSLTGQFLSGKREIAIPQQRVQADPTKVLKLVGARGNNLKDVTLTLPVGLFSCITGVSGSGKSTLINDTLFPIAQRQLNGATIAEPAPYREVSGMENFDKVIDIDQSPIGRTPRSNPATYTGIFTPVRELFAGVPEARARGYNPGRFSFNVRGGRCEACQGDGVIKVEMHFLPDIYVPCDQCKGKRYNRETLEIKYKGKNIHEVLEMTIEEAREFFDAVPALARKLQTLIDVGLSYIRLGQSATTLSGGEAQRVKLARELSKRGTGQTLYILDEPTTGLHFADIQQLLEVLHQLRDQGNTIVVIEHNLDVIKTADWIVDLGPEGGSGGGEILVSGTPETVAKCEKSHTARFLKPLLKM
- a CDS encoding NAD(P)-dependent alcohol dehydrogenase; this encodes MNITHAWAAQDAKSKLAPFDYQPRELREHDVQIEVLFCGVCHSDLHQARNEWNNTIFPVVPGHEIVGRVTAVGGHSHKYKVGDLVGVGCMVDSCRTCSSCEEGLEQYCENGFVGTYNGEDRQTGDITYGGYSTQVVVHEDFVLRVPENLDPAGAAPLLCAGITTYSPLSHWGAGPGKKVGIVGLGGLGHMGVKIAHAMGAHVVLFTTSESKVADGKRLGADEVVISKDPEQMAQHANSFDLIINTVAAQHDLNPFITLLRRDGNMTLVGAPEHDHPSPQVFNLIFKRRSIAGSLIGGIAETQEMLDFCGKHNIVSDIEMIKMNQINEAYERMLKSDVKYRFVIDIDTLRNEATA
- a CDS encoding MmcQ/YjbR family DNA-binding protein; the protein is MNTSDLLSYCMDKPGAEQSVHSDWKATQIKVDDVLFAMVHEVQGRPAVSLKASPALTELLREEHQDVSPSEHLNKSHWSTVFLDGSLKDSQIYYLVDASLQQAVNTRAAGGNRGG
- a CDS encoding secondary thiamine-phosphate synthase enzyme YjbQ; translated protein: MWYQQTLTLGEKSRGFHLVTEEIVGELRRLKDVQIGLLHLLLQHTSASLTLNENCDPTVRSDMEQHFLRHVPENAPYQHDYEGADDMPAHIKSSLLGTSLVLPVNRGRLVLGTWQGIWLGEHRVHGGARQIIATLQGE
- a CDS encoding amino acid aminotransferase, giving the protein MFQNVDAYAGDPILSLMETFKQDTRPHKVNLSIGLYYDGQGVIPQLQAVAAAEERLNAQPQAASLYLPMEGLPAYRNAIAPLLFGAEHPALKAGRIATIQTLGGSGALKVGADFLKRYFPNSDVWVSDPTWENHIAIFSGAGFDVNTYPWFDAESNGVQFDAFIAKLKTLPKQSIVLLHPCCHNPTGADLTDAQWDITTEVLKSQELVPFLDIAYQGFGAGMEQDAYAIRAIAAAGLPALVSNSFSKIFSLYGERVGGLSVVCNDADEAARVLGQLKATVRRNYSSPPNFGAQVVSCVLNDEALKASWLAEVEAMRLRILEMRQALVSVLAAAVPGANFDYLLKQRGMFSYTGLSEQQVDRLREEFGIYLIASGRMCVAGLNANNVHQVAEAFAAVM